In one window of Megalops cyprinoides isolate fMegCyp1 chromosome 24, fMegCyp1.pri, whole genome shotgun sequence DNA:
- the LOC118771309 gene encoding histone H2A-like has product MSGRGKTGGKARAKAKTRSSRAGLQFPVGRVHRLLRKGNYAERVGAGAPVYLAAVLEYLTAEILELAGNAARDNKKTRIIPRHLQLAVRNDEELNKLLGGVTIAQGGVLPNIQAVLLPKKTEKAVKGK; this is encoded by the coding sequence ATGAGCGGAAGAGGTAAAACCGGTGGGAAAGCCAGGGCTAAGGCCAAAACACGTTCGTCCAGGGCTGGGCTCCAGTTCCCGGTCGGTCGCGTTCACAGACTGCTCCGCAAAGGAAACTACGCCGAGCGCGTCGGCGCTGGTGCCCCGGTCTACTTGGCGGCCGTGCTCGAGTATCTGACGGCTGAGATCCTTGAGTTGGCTGGTAATGCTGCTCGGGACAACAAGAAGACCCGTATCATTCCCCGTCACCTGCAGCTTGCAGTGCGTAACGACGAGGAGCTGAACAAGCTCCTGGGCGGTGTCACTATCGCTCAGGGCGGAGTTCTGCCTAAcatccaggctgtgctgctgcccaAGAAGACCGAGAAAGCCGTCAAGGGCAAGTAA
- the LOC118771312 gene encoding histone H2B, translating into MPEPAKSAPKKGSKKAVTKTAGKGGKKRRKSRKESYAIYVYKVLKQVHPDTGISSKAMGIMNSFVNDIFERIAGESSRLAHYNKRSTITSREIQTAVRLLLPGELAKHAVSEGTKAVTKYTSSK; encoded by the coding sequence ATGCCTGAACCAGCCAAGTCTGCGCCCAAGAAAGGATCGAAGAAAGCCGTCACTAAGACGGCCGGTAAGGGCGGTAAGAAGCGCAGAAAGTCCAGGAAGGAGAGCTACGCGATCTATGTGTACAAGGTGTTGAAACAAGTGCATCCTGACACCGGCATCTCTTCAAAGGCTATGGGCATCATGAATTCCTTCGTCAACGATATCTTCGAGCGCATCGCCGGTGAGTCGTCTCGTTTGGCTCACTACAACAAGCGCTCCACTATCACCTCCAGGGAGATCCAGACTGCCGTGCGCCTGCTGTTGCCCGGAGAGCTGGCCAAACACGCCGTGTCCGAGGGCACCAAGGCCGTCACCAAGTACACCAGCTCCAAGTAA
- the LOC118771306 gene encoding histone H1-like isoform X1 — translation MAEVAPAPAAPAKAPKKKAASKPRKSGPSVGELIVKVVSASKERSGVSLAALKKALAAGGYDVEKNNSRVKLALRSLVTKGTLLQTKGTGASGSFKLNKKQAEAAKKKPAKKVAPKAKKPAAKKPAAAKKPKKAAAKKPAAAKKSPKKAKKPAAPKKATKSPKKAKKPAAAKKPTKSPKKAKAAKPKVAKPKTTKAKKAAPKKK, via the coding sequence ATGGCTGAAGTCGCACCAGCTCCCGCCGCCCCGGCCAAGGCTCCTAAAAAGAAAGCGGCAAGCAAACCCAGGAAATCGGGCCCCAGCGTTGGAGAATTGATCGTCAAGGTCGTGTCCGCCTCCAAAGAGAGGAGCGGAGTGTCCCTCGCTGCCCTGAAGAAAGCTCTGGCGGCCGGCGGCTACGATGTGGAGAAGAACAACTCCCGTGTCAAGCTGGCGCTCAGGAGCCTGGTAACCAAGGGCACCCTGCTGCAGACTAAAGGAACCGGCGCATCTGGCTCTTTCAAGCTCAACAAAAAGCAAGCCGAGGCTGCGAAAAAGAAGCCTGCTAAGAAAGTAGCTCCGAAAGCAAAGAAGCCGGCCGCCAAGAAACCCGCTGCTGCCAAGAAGCCCAAGAAGGCAGCGGCAAAGAAGCCCGCCGCCGCGAAGAAGTCACCGAAGAAGGCGAAAAAGCCCGCTGCACCCAAGAAGGCCACGAAGAGCCCCAAGAAAGCCAAGAAGCCGGCTGCAGCCAAGAAGCCGACCAAGAGTCCCAAGAAAGCCAAGGCAGCCAAGCCCAAGGTGGCCAAACCCAAGACCACCAAAGCCAAGAAAGCGGCTCCCAAGAAAAAGTGA
- the LOC118771306 gene encoding histone H1-like isoform X2, whose protein sequence is MAEVAPAPAAPAKAPKKKAASKPRKSGPSVGELIVKVVSASKERSGVSLAALKKALAAGGYDVEKNNSRVKLALRSLVTKGTLLQTKGTGASGSFKLNKKQAEAAKKKPAKKVAPKKPKKAAAKKPAAAKKSPKKAKKPAAPKKATKSPKKAKKPAAAKKPTKSPKKAKAAKPKVAKPKTTKAKKAAPKKK, encoded by the exons ATGGCTGAAGTCGCACCAGCTCCCGCCGCCCCGGCCAAGGCTCCTAAAAAGAAAGCGGCAAGCAAACCCAGGAAATCGGGCCCCAGCGTTGGAGAATTGATCGTCAAGGTCGTGTCCGCCTCCAAAGAGAGGAGCGGAGTGTCCCTCGCTGCCCTGAAGAAAGCTCTGGCGGCCGGCGGCTACGATGTGGAGAAGAACAACTCCCGTGTCAAGCTGGCGCTCAGGAGCCTGGTAACCAAGGGCACCCTGCTGCAGACTAAAGGAACCGGCGCATCTGGCTCTTTCAAGCTCAACAAAAAGCAAGCCGAGGCTGCGAAAAAGAAGCCTGCTAAGAAAGTAGCTCCGAAA AAGCCCAAGAAGGCAGCGGCAAAGAAGCCCGCCGCCGCGAAGAAGTCACCGAAGAAGGCGAAAAAGCCCGCTGCACCCAAGAAGGCCACGAAGAGCCCCAAGAAAGCCAAGAAGCCGGCTGCAGCCAAGAAGCCGACCAAGAGTCCCAAGAAAGCCAAGGCAGCCAAGCCCAAGGTGGCCAAACCCAAGACCACCAAAGCCAAGAAAGCGGCTCCCAAGAAAAAGTGA